The following coding sequences are from one Burkholderia stabilis window:
- a CDS encoding polysaccharide biosynthesis tyrosine autokinase, which translates to MTTLTLPDPHDGPALRPSHPFRRYWSMLYGGRRLILCTTLAGAFVGAVYALCAHPVYRTDILFQVEQSPTESKPTSPSGDPSSVFDLKTDASTEIEVLKSRAVLARAVDSTNLTVDAQPHYLPIVGWRLVNAADGLSSPLPGGYVYGTERIDVPSFDVPKRLLGKRFALVVGNDGAYTLQRTGFFGRTGPVWQGRIGQPLQVETPQGPINVFVRDVAGMPGARFDLTRYGDEEATAWLQKNALISERGKQSNMIGVTLDGTDPAHDSRVLNAIGDAYLAQNTQRKSEAADKLIRFMDAQLPQLKSQLENAENRFNAFRASHGTVNTSDEALALRQQSVDIETRVQTLQQRREELLTRFMPKHPAVVAVDAQLGDAQRSLDMVRKQIQQLPTVEQGVLQLQRDVAVDTALYTNLLNTRQQMLLARASKTGTVRIVDAAKVAEMPVGPHRGVAVIALLLVGMLAGAGFVVVRQRIVGTIGDAEEIEWSTGVPVLATVPHSPATAHAEPHAKAGRRDARQPVPQDAALESLRNFRAALQLSMPDAPNRVVLISGPTTGVGKSFVAANLASLVGAAKRRVLLIDADLRKGSLHERFRYSRAPGLSDVVAGTHGLDEAIKRDVAPGLDFMAMGNVVPDPGELLLQPALAEMIERVASRYDLVMIDGPPLLPVADALILGRLAGTVFLVARSGVTTLTALDESARRLEHAHIDVRGVILNDYKGSPGRYDYDYSDTNTHQAASGYTGVMASGQRVERVS; encoded by the coding sequence ATGACCACTCTGACTCTGCCTGACCCGCACGACGGACCCGCGTTGCGGCCGTCCCATCCGTTTCGCCGCTACTGGAGCATGCTCTATGGCGGCCGTCGGTTGATCCTGTGCACGACGCTCGCGGGCGCGTTCGTCGGGGCGGTGTATGCGCTGTGCGCGCATCCCGTCTACCGGACCGACATCCTGTTTCAGGTCGAGCAGAGCCCGACCGAGTCGAAGCCGACGTCGCCGTCGGGCGACCCGTCGTCGGTGTTCGACCTGAAGACGGACGCGTCGACCGAGATCGAGGTGCTGAAGTCTCGCGCGGTGCTGGCCCGCGCGGTCGACAGCACCAATCTCACCGTCGATGCGCAGCCACATTACCTGCCGATCGTCGGCTGGCGGCTCGTGAACGCGGCCGACGGGCTGTCGTCGCCGCTGCCGGGCGGTTACGTGTATGGCACGGAACGCATCGACGTGCCGAGCTTCGACGTGCCGAAGCGGCTGCTCGGCAAGCGTTTCGCGCTCGTCGTGGGCAACGACGGCGCCTATACGCTGCAGCGCACGGGTTTCTTCGGCAGAACCGGCCCCGTCTGGCAGGGCCGGATCGGCCAGCCGTTGCAGGTCGAGACGCCGCAGGGGCCGATCAACGTGTTCGTGCGCGACGTGGCCGGCATGCCCGGCGCCCGCTTCGACCTGACGCGCTACGGCGACGAGGAAGCGACCGCGTGGCTGCAGAAGAACGCGCTGATTTCCGAGCGAGGCAAGCAGTCGAACATGATCGGCGTGACGCTCGACGGCACCGATCCCGCGCACGACAGCCGCGTGCTGAACGCGATCGGCGACGCATACCTTGCGCAGAACACGCAGCGCAAGTCCGAGGCGGCCGACAAGCTGATCCGCTTCATGGATGCGCAGCTGCCGCAGTTGAAGTCACAGCTCGAAAACGCGGAGAACCGCTTCAACGCATTCCGCGCGTCGCACGGCACGGTCAACACGAGCGACGAGGCGCTGGCGCTCCGGCAGCAGTCGGTAGACATCGAGACGCGCGTGCAGACGCTCCAGCAGCGGCGCGAGGAATTGCTGACGCGCTTCATGCCCAAGCACCCGGCAGTCGTGGCGGTCGACGCGCAGCTCGGCGACGCGCAGCGTTCGCTCGACATGGTGCGCAAGCAGATCCAGCAGTTGCCGACCGTCGAGCAGGGCGTGCTGCAACTGCAACGCGACGTCGCGGTTGACACCGCGCTCTACACGAACCTGCTCAACACGCGCCAGCAGATGCTGCTCGCGCGGGCCAGCAAGACCGGCACCGTGCGGATCGTCGATGCGGCGAAGGTCGCGGAGATGCCGGTCGGCCCGCATCGCGGCGTGGCCGTGATCGCGCTGCTGCTGGTCGGCATGCTGGCGGGCGCCGGGTTCGTGGTCGTCCGGCAGCGTATCGTGGGCACGATCGGCGACGCTGAGGAAATCGAATGGTCGACGGGGGTGCCGGTCCTCGCGACGGTACCGCACAGCCCGGCGACGGCGCACGCCGAGCCGCATGCGAAAGCCGGGCGGCGCGATGCGCGCCAGCCGGTGCCGCAGGACGCGGCGCTCGAAAGCCTGCGCAATTTCCGCGCGGCGCTGCAGTTGTCGATGCCGGACGCACCGAACCGGGTGGTCCTGATTTCCGGGCCCACGACGGGAGTCGGAAAATCGTTTGTTGCCGCGAATCTCGCCTCGCTGGTCGGCGCCGCGAAGCGGCGAGTGCTGTTGATCGATGCCGATCTGCGCAAGGGGTCGTTGCACGAGCGGTTCCGTTACAGCCGCGCGCCCGGTCTGTCGGATGTCGTTGCGGGCACCCACGGGCTCGACGAGGCGATCAAGCGCGACGTGGCGCCTGGCCTCGATTTCATGGCGATGGGCAATGTCGTGCCCGATCCGGGCGAATTGCTGTTGCAACCCGCGCTCGCGGAGATGATCGAGCGTGTCGCATCGCGCTACGACCTCGTCATGATCGACGGCCCGCCGCTGCTGCCGGTAGCCGACGCGCTGATACTCGGGCGCCTGGCGGGCACCGTGTTCCTCGTCGCGCGCAGCGGCGTGACGACGCTGACGGCGCTCGACGAGAGCGCACGACGGCTCGAGCACGCGCATATCGATGTCCGCGGCGTGATCCTGAACGACTACAAGGGATCGCCGGGGCGCTACGACTACGATTATTCGGACACGAACACGCATCAGGCCGCGTCGGGATACACGGGGGTGATGGCGTCGGGGCAACGGGTGGAACGCGTTTCATGA
- a CDS encoding O-antigen polymerase, which translates to MNKRAAGDVGLRQRAATARARRATGSYTGYWWEDPARLVLIFILPLYGMLSISLLGDQKSIARIYFDGYYAFVGALFLLVVMAAAWFATTEAESRARPAAAPVALSPRVLDFVFALALFGNLVMLSSIIARPALLLAFLHGEANAYDMLEQIGRITGLSSFTQATAPFVAFYFYVFRTPVKGLNRYKVYLAVLAVLTLLRSFLFAERLALIEMVMPFALMVVRFRLGGRYARLLTLGPYAAIPLLFGLFIANEYNRSWEAYYVNIYDNVFDFALERLGLYYSTSLNNGAGILSVLGWSHGNPMFTFDWLLRFPGIGAMLQPWLDSSDSVNLFLNSYADPEFNNPSGIFVYFYEWGWFGLLDAVVLGWMLGRSYAGWRSGSGFWCCAHAVLFVSLMEILRTPNLFSGRNFVPLVLPVIIFRWFATRPARVSPVAGRAVPGDARIGSAGRRFSRAATGQSVRGEPDLG; encoded by the coding sequence ATGAACAAGCGAGCGGCGGGCGACGTCGGGCTGCGACAGCGTGCGGCGACGGCGCGCGCGCGCCGCGCGACGGGCAGTTACACGGGCTACTGGTGGGAGGACCCCGCACGCCTCGTGCTGATCTTCATCCTGCCGTTGTACGGGATGCTGTCGATCAGCCTGTTGGGCGACCAGAAATCGATTGCGCGGATTTATTTCGACGGCTACTACGCGTTCGTCGGCGCGCTGTTCCTGCTGGTCGTCATGGCGGCGGCGTGGTTCGCGACGACCGAGGCGGAATCGCGGGCGAGGCCCGCGGCAGCTCCGGTGGCGCTGTCGCCGCGCGTGCTCGATTTCGTGTTCGCGCTGGCGCTGTTCGGAAATCTCGTGATGCTGAGCAGCATCATCGCGCGACCGGCATTGTTGCTCGCATTCCTGCATGGCGAGGCCAACGCGTACGACATGCTCGAGCAGATCGGACGCATCACGGGCCTGAGCTCGTTTACGCAGGCGACGGCGCCGTTCGTCGCGTTCTACTTCTACGTGTTCAGGACGCCGGTGAAGGGGCTGAACCGTTACAAGGTATACCTGGCGGTGCTCGCGGTGCTGACGCTGCTGCGCAGCTTCCTGTTCGCGGAGCGGCTCGCACTGATCGAGATGGTGATGCCGTTCGCGCTCATGGTCGTACGGTTCCGGCTGGGCGGCCGGTATGCGCGGCTGCTGACGCTCGGGCCGTACGCGGCGATTCCGTTGCTGTTCGGGCTGTTCATCGCGAACGAGTACAACCGTTCGTGGGAAGCCTATTACGTCAACATCTACGACAACGTCTTCGACTTCGCGCTCGAGCGTCTCGGCCTGTATTACTCGACGTCGCTGAACAACGGCGCCGGGATACTGAGCGTGCTCGGATGGAGTCACGGCAATCCGATGTTCACGTTCGACTGGCTTCTGCGCTTTCCCGGGATCGGTGCAATGCTGCAGCCGTGGCTCGATTCGAGCGACAGCGTCAACTTGTTCCTGAACAGCTACGCCGACCCGGAATTCAACAATCCGTCGGGGATCTTCGTCTACTTCTACGAGTGGGGCTGGTTCGGTCTTCTCGATGCGGTCGTGCTCGGCTGGATGCTCGGCCGCAGTTATGCCGGCTGGCGAAGCGGGAGCGGGTTCTGGTGCTGCGCGCATGCGGTGCTTTTCGTGTCGCTGATGGAGATACTCCGAACGCCGAACCTGTTCAGCGGACGGAATTTCGTGCCGCTCGTGCTGCCGGTCATCATATTCCGCTGGTTTGCGACGCGGCCGGCGCGTGTTTCGCCGGTCGCCGGGCGTGCTGTGCCCGGCGACGCGAGAATCGGCAGCGCGGGCCGACGGTTCAGCCGTGCGGCGACCGGGCAATCGGTTCGCGGCGAGCCGGATCTCGGCTGA
- a CDS encoding acyltransferase family protein, with product MTTREASLDVARGAGIILVVYGHVLRGVVSAGLVPAGTADAVFAWNDYVIYTFHMPLFFFLSGLHVCSSLRRARQGFLWSKVTTIVYPYLLWSILQGGVQIAMSSHGTNHPFTPGDLLAIGWRPFAQFWFLYALMLCMIGAWALASGMPDMTRTPMPARARRRLAGGAAVGLVLGAATQWGILSTTLMNVPFFVAGILASQALPGWLERNSGPTACAATAAAFVVAIVFAHGFGSATSIWAVPAAFAGIVLALQLAHRYASQPARAAWLASIGCASMPIYLMHIFVMAGARIVLMRMGVTSLAAHLALGTLAGVAIPMAVYLVALRTGLTRIAGFPAWPERLTVARPRAA from the coding sequence ATGACTACACGCGAAGCCAGCCTCGACGTCGCCCGTGGCGCGGGGATCATTCTTGTCGTCTACGGGCACGTGCTGCGCGGAGTCGTCTCCGCGGGACTCGTGCCAGCCGGCACGGCCGATGCCGTATTCGCATGGAACGACTATGTGATCTATACGTTCCACATGCCGTTGTTCTTCTTTCTGTCCGGACTGCACGTCTGCAGTTCGCTGCGCCGCGCGCGGCAAGGTTTCCTGTGGTCGAAGGTCACGACGATCGTGTACCCGTACCTGCTGTGGTCGATCCTGCAGGGCGGCGTGCAGATCGCAATGTCGTCGCACGGCACCAATCATCCGTTTACGCCCGGCGACCTGCTGGCGATCGGCTGGCGGCCGTTCGCACAGTTCTGGTTTCTGTATGCGCTGATGCTCTGCATGATCGGCGCGTGGGCGCTGGCGTCCGGCATGCCTGACATGACGCGCACGCCCATGCCCGCACGTGCGCGCCGCCGGCTCGCCGGCGGAGCAGCGGTCGGCCTGGTGCTCGGTGCGGCGACGCAGTGGGGCATCCTGTCGACGACGCTGATGAACGTGCCGTTTTTCGTGGCCGGCATCCTCGCGTCGCAGGCGCTGCCAGGCTGGCTCGAGCGCAACAGCGGGCCGACCGCGTGCGCGGCGACGGCGGCGGCGTTCGTTGTGGCGATCGTGTTCGCGCATGGCTTCGGCAGCGCAACGAGCATCTGGGCCGTCCCGGCCGCGTTCGCAGGCATCGTGCTGGCACTGCAACTCGCGCATCGGTACGCGTCGCAACCCGCACGGGCTGCGTGGCTCGCGTCGATCGGATGCGCGTCGATGCCGATCTATCTGATGCACATTTTCGTGATGGCAGGCGCGCGCATCGTGCTGATGCGCATGGGCGTCACCAGTCTCGCGGCGCATCTCGCACTCGGCACGCTGGCCGGCGTCGCGATTCCGATGGCCGTCTATCTGGTCGCATTGCGTACGGGCCTCACACGCATCGCCGGCTTTCCGGCATGGCCCGAGCGCCTGACGGTCGCGCGCCCGCGTGCCGCGTGA
- a CDS encoding GMC oxidoreductase, which produces MTRYIDFETEPVADDEPASFDLIIVGGGAAGLTIAREMSGLGLTLLLLESGGLDESADHEALNAVDVDGSLDDDGLQQARQASHAYQLKFWSSENQKFGVRCRVLGGSTAGWAGKVAPFDSLDFASRDWLPNSGWPISAVDLAPFIERAAQRLDVGPLVNGPAFWAAAKLPEPARIARMKHFSSFFWQLARSHRNLTDVMRFGPDFRSETHRDVTVAFNATVCAIKTDVDGVTGVEIAASLSGKRRCIVQSRHVVMAAGAIENARLLLLSRDADGHALGNAHDVVGRYLTDHPCMSVGTFSQDSQASAAALLGFFSLQRNYRAFMYSHGLALRAEVQQDQRLPNMAVYANTRISNDDPVVALKRLATRQSKRPLADLLLVLQRSGVVVSFVGRRVVGSSMIPRRLRRLIVDAVIRLDANFVARDYVTKGTGRKIEQVALDVICEQPSVPDNRVTLSDRCDRLGLPLARVTWEPGDTMKRAVLAFARLLADDLRAAGMHGFSLWPEIAAGDLSKIVPHDMAHTAGTTRMGRDPATSFVDENCQVHGVRGLHVAGASVFPTSGHANPTMVIMALAIRLADHLKSTLVAQRVAALKQPAVANDAAQCVLVTGATGNLGADVVDQLIQRGYRVRGQFRHKVPTDPRVEWVAVDFSDPDLDDDVLDELVDGVTAVVHLAASLPGQPQMETTNVINLERFARACVRGGVRYFGQASSMVVYGSPRSRLVAETAPLLDVSRPLEQQYFESRDMREYARSKRLGEDVLSRYANSMHVDLYRIAFSQQPGHLEASLNWSRKKRFFVLYRNSHYISPRNVARAIVHLLALATDNGRRDGIDAFNVADTHSPTYNDIYRRAGRKQIHVPLLADALKSLAVGKRVGKRYPMGFFRLDDSKLRSTGFVLDRDG; this is translated from the coding sequence ATGACACGATATATCGACTTTGAAACGGAACCGGTAGCCGATGACGAACCTGCGTCGTTTGACCTGATCATCGTCGGTGGCGGCGCGGCAGGACTGACGATCGCACGCGAAATGTCCGGCCTCGGGTTGACCCTCCTGCTGCTGGAGAGCGGCGGACTCGACGAATCGGCCGACCACGAAGCGCTCAATGCGGTCGACGTCGACGGATCGCTGGACGACGACGGATTGCAGCAGGCGCGACAAGCGTCCCATGCGTATCAATTGAAGTTCTGGTCGTCCGAAAACCAGAAGTTCGGCGTCCGGTGTCGCGTACTGGGTGGCTCGACTGCAGGCTGGGCCGGTAAAGTGGCGCCGTTCGATTCGCTCGATTTTGCGTCGCGCGACTGGCTGCCGAACTCGGGATGGCCGATCAGCGCCGTCGACCTCGCGCCCTTCATCGAGCGTGCGGCGCAACGGCTCGACGTCGGGCCCCTCGTCAACGGCCCGGCGTTCTGGGCGGCCGCGAAGCTGCCGGAACCGGCACGCATCGCCCGCATGAAGCATTTTTCGTCGTTCTTCTGGCAGCTTGCACGCTCGCATCGCAACCTGACCGACGTGATGCGATTCGGCCCGGACTTCAGAAGCGAAACGCATCGCGACGTGACCGTCGCGTTCAACGCAACGGTGTGCGCGATCAAAACCGACGTCGACGGCGTGACGGGCGTGGAAATCGCCGCATCGCTGTCGGGAAAACGACGTTGCATCGTGCAGTCGCGCCATGTCGTGATGGCCGCCGGCGCGATCGAAAACGCCAGGCTTCTGCTGCTGTCGAGGGACGCGGACGGCCATGCGCTCGGGAATGCCCACGACGTCGTCGGGCGCTATTTGACCGACCATCCGTGCATGTCGGTCGGCACGTTCTCGCAGGACAGTCAGGCTTCCGCGGCGGCATTGCTCGGCTTCTTTTCGCTGCAGCGAAACTATCGCGCTTTCATGTATTCGCACGGACTTGCGCTGCGCGCCGAAGTCCAGCAGGACCAGCGCCTGCCCAATATGGCGGTGTACGCAAATACCCGCATATCGAACGACGATCCGGTGGTCGCGCTGAAACGGTTGGCAACACGGCAAAGCAAGCGTCCGCTGGCCGATCTGCTCCTCGTGCTGCAACGCTCGGGCGTCGTCGTGAGTTTCGTCGGCCGGCGCGTCGTGGGGAGTTCGATGATTCCTCGCCGCCTGCGCCGCCTGATCGTGGATGCGGTGATCCGGCTCGATGCGAACTTCGTCGCCCGCGACTACGTGACGAAAGGTACCGGCAGAAAAATCGAGCAAGTCGCGCTCGACGTCATCTGCGAGCAACCGTCCGTGCCCGACAATCGCGTCACGCTGTCCGATCGATGCGACAGGCTCGGATTGCCCTTGGCGCGGGTGACCTGGGAGCCCGGCGACACGATGAAGCGGGCCGTGCTCGCGTTCGCACGATTGCTCGCGGACGATCTTCGCGCAGCCGGCATGCACGGTTTCTCGCTCTGGCCGGAAATCGCAGCGGGCGATCTGTCGAAGATCGTGCCGCACGACATGGCGCACACCGCCGGCACGACGCGGATGGGACGGGATCCGGCAACCAGCTTCGTCGACGAGAACTGCCAGGTGCACGGCGTTCGCGGCCTTCACGTCGCCGGTGCATCGGTCTTCCCGACCAGCGGGCACGCCAATCCGACCATGGTGATCATGGCGCTCGCGATCAGGCTCGCCGATCATCTGAAATCGACGCTGGTCGCGCAGCGGGTGGCGGCCTTGAAGCAACCTGCCGTTGCGAACGATGCGGCGCAGTGCGTGCTGGTGACGGGGGCAACCGGAAATCTTGGCGCGGATGTCGTCGATCAGTTGATCCAGCGCGGTTATCGCGTCCGCGGGCAATTCCGCCACAAGGTACCGACCGACCCTCGTGTCGAATGGGTCGCCGTGGATTTCTCCGATCCCGATCTCGACGATGACGTGCTCGACGAACTGGTCGACGGCGTCACGGCCGTGGTTCACCTCGCGGCCAGCCTGCCGGGCCAGCCGCAGATGGAAACGACCAACGTGATCAACCTGGAGCGCTTCGCCCGGGCGTGCGTCCGCGGTGGCGTCAGGTATTTCGGGCAGGCCAGCTCGATGGTGGTCTACGGCTCTCCGCGCAGCCGGCTCGTGGCCGAGACGGCGCCCCTGCTCGACGTGAGCCGGCCGCTCGAGCAGCAGTATTTCGAGTCGCGTGACATGCGCGAGTACGCGCGAAGCAAGCGGCTCGGCGAGGATGTTCTTTCCCGATACGCGAACAGCATGCATGTCGATCTGTATCGCATCGCCTTCTCGCAACAGCCCGGCCACCTCGAAGCGTCGTTGAACTGGAGCAGGAAGAAGCGGTTCTTCGTGCTGTACCGCAACAGTCACTACATTTCGCCGCGCAACGTCGCCAGGGCGATCGTGCATCTGCTCGCCCTGGCGACCGACAACGGCCGCCGCGACGGCATCGACGCGTTCAATGTCGCCGATACGCATTCGCCGACTTACAACGACATCTACCGGCGCGCGGGACGCAAGCAGATCCACGTGCCTTTACTCGCCGATGCGCTGAAGAGCCTGGCAGTCGGAAAGCGTGTCGGGAAGCGTTATCCGATGGGATTCTTCCGTCTCGACGACAGCAAGTTGCGATCGACGGGTTTCGTCCTCGATCGCGACGGCTGA
- a CDS encoding glycosyltransferase family 4 protein gives MIAFKHPKKLMYNGRFTTQKTTGVQRVARELIAALVEFQSDDPVTVLVPPQPAVAVSGTRTIRVGFGKGAIWEQLVLPLFSRRSRIVNLGNSGSIFLGNQIIFMHDAAVFDTPAHFSRLFRVWYRIMFWILARTSACVLTNSRFSRDRLAHHCGVSTDKISVVPLGADHLDALEPDTSVLREHALTSDRFVLAVSSMNPTKNFGRLIAAFRQIGDPSVDLVIVGMRNTAVFGKQDHVTAAEPNIKYVGYISDEKLKALYQHATCFLYPSIYEGFGIPPLEAMRYGCPTVVGRSAALPEVCADAALYCDPYSSDDIAEKLKSLLDSAELRADLRRRGPLHAEKYRWSKSAELMTQIFDRL, from the coding sequence ATGATCGCATTCAAACATCCGAAAAAACTCATGTACAACGGTCGGTTTACCACGCAGAAAACGACCGGCGTACAACGCGTCGCGCGTGAGTTGATCGCCGCCCTGGTCGAGTTCCAGTCCGACGATCCGGTGACGGTACTCGTCCCGCCGCAGCCCGCCGTCGCCGTGAGCGGCACCCGGACGATCCGGGTCGGTTTCGGCAAAGGCGCGATCTGGGAACAACTGGTCCTCCCGCTTTTTTCTCGCCGCAGCCGCATCGTCAACCTCGGCAATTCGGGTTCCATCTTTCTCGGCAACCAGATCATCTTCATGCACGACGCGGCGGTATTCGATACGCCCGCTCACTTTTCCCGGCTCTTTCGGGTGTGGTACCGGATCATGTTCTGGATTCTTGCACGCACCTCCGCTTGCGTGCTGACCAACTCCCGCTTCTCGAGGGATCGTCTCGCTCATCATTGCGGCGTTTCGACGGACAAGATCAGCGTCGTACCACTCGGTGCGGATCATCTCGACGCACTGGAGCCGGACACGAGTGTGCTGCGAGAGCACGCGCTGACATCCGATCGCTTCGTGCTCGCGGTCAGCAGCATGAACCCCACCAAGAATTTCGGCCGATTGATTGCGGCATTCCGGCAAATCGGCGATCCGTCGGTGGATCTCGTCATTGTCGGCATGCGCAACACGGCCGTGTTCGGAAAGCAGGACCACGTCACCGCGGCCGAGCCGAACATCAAGTACGTCGGATACATCAGCGACGAAAAGCTGAAGGCGCTGTATCAGCATGCGACCTGTTTCCTTTACCCGTCGATCTACGAAGGCTTCGGCATCCCGCCTCTCGAAGCGATGCGCTACGGTTGCCCGACCGTCGTGGGCCGCTCCGCGGCGCTGCCCGAGGTCTGTGCGGACGCGGCGCTTTACTGCGATCCCTATTCGTCCGATGACATCGCGGAAAAACTGAAAAGCCTGCTGGATTCCGCCGAACTCAGGGCCGATCTGAGACGCAGGGGGCCTCTGCATGCGGAGAAATACCGCTGGAGCAAAAGTGCCGAGCTGATGACGCAGATATTCGATCGCCTTTAG
- a CDS encoding glycosyltransferase encodes MTTKKIVHVAEAFGGGVLSMLTHLANHAAETGADVTVLHSIRSETPVDFATLFRPDVKLVYVSMAREVSPKKDWLSLRELIKNLRDSNPTAIHLHSSKAGVLGRIAARIAAPNARVLYSPHGLSFLRCDVSRAKQFAYLSFERIAARLGGTVVACSRSELMEIKGKVHAKSAVLVENGVNVVEIPSRRMRDDRKIAIGMSGRASFQKNHEAFCRLAGKLRGPDMAFVWIGGDRDEIPDPEARHAVVCSGWLTRTRALELTSELDIYVQTSRWEGMPVALIEAQVAGIPAVVTDVVGNRDVVIHGVTGYIASNTEEMAGYLTMLRDDRKLREEMGAAARQLATYRFSMSAIFRRWNALYGLRPVEPATDARDFKQVGADQVKTQF; translated from the coding sequence ATGACCACGAAAAAAATCGTTCACGTTGCCGAAGCGTTCGGCGGTGGTGTGCTCTCGATGCTGACCCATCTCGCCAACCACGCGGCGGAAACCGGCGCCGACGTAACGGTGCTTCACTCGATCCGATCCGAAACGCCGGTCGATTTTGCAACGCTGTTCCGGCCCGACGTCAAGCTGGTCTACGTGAGCATGGCACGTGAGGTCAGCCCCAAAAAGGACTGGCTCAGCTTGCGTGAACTGATCAAGAACCTTCGCGACAGCAACCCCACCGCGATTCATCTTCATTCGTCGAAAGCGGGCGTGCTGGGACGCATAGCCGCGAGGATCGCCGCACCGAATGCCAGGGTCCTTTATTCGCCCCACGGGCTTTCGTTTCTGCGTTGCGACGTGTCGCGTGCGAAGCAGTTCGCCTACTTGAGCTTCGAACGCATTGCGGCTCGCCTGGGCGGAACCGTCGTCGCCTGCTCGCGCAGCGAACTCATGGAGATCAAGGGCAAGGTCCACGCAAAATCCGCGGTGCTGGTGGAAAACGGCGTCAACGTGGTCGAGATCCCGTCACGCCGGATGCGCGACGATCGCAAGATCGCGATCGGAATGAGCGGCCGGGCATCGTTCCAGAAAAACCATGAAGCGTTTTGCCGGCTTGCGGGCAAGCTGCGCGGTCCCGACATGGCGTTCGTCTGGATCGGCGGCGACCGGGACGAAATCCCGGATCCCGAGGCGCGCCACGCAGTCGTCTGTAGCGGCTGGCTGACCCGCACGCGCGCGCTGGAGCTGACGTCCGAACTCGACATCTACGTCCAGACATCTCGCTGGGAAGGCATGCCGGTGGCCCTGATCGAAGCCCAGGTGGCCGGCATTCCCGCGGTCGTGACGGACGTCGTCGGCAACCGCGACGTGGTAATTCACGGCGTGACCGGATATATCGCGTCGAACACCGAAGAGATGGCCGGTTATCTGACCATGCTCCGTGACGACCGGAAACTCCGCGAGGAAATGGGCGCAGCCGCCAGACAACTCGCGACCTATCGGTTCTCGATGAGCGCCATCTTCCGGCGCTGGAATGCGCTCTACGGACTACGTCCGGTCGAACCTGCTACCGATGCGCGCGACTTCAAGCAGGTTGGCGCCGATCAGGTCAAGACCCAGTTCTGA
- a CDS encoding glycosyltransferase family 2 protein — MTDLTIAICNYNHGAYLRDAIDSALAQTAQRVRVLVVDDGSTDDSRDIIRSYGEHISAVFQENRGQVAAYNRALEQVATPYVILLDADDVLYADAAARVLAEFASGDFVKVHFRLDVITQDGAPTGVTIPQSALDTDCGRLLRAGWLYPSPPASGNAYRTDALKRIFPVPVTPDNLHGADFYAIYGIALLGAVHMIDATLGGYRVHHRLDTRTDDDADRGTADLAFGNAEDAATGALKAGRRWSTLRTLADTRLYESLPDAPFDFAIEKAIFASTLYRAPFPRRWRWFRSESGRYWHTVLRNPFWRPLKKLVVATLSLACLLPSSALSDRAIRFIANPLARARIQNGTSRPGRPDRQASA, encoded by the coding sequence ATGACCGACCTCACCATCGCAATCTGCAACTACAACCACGGCGCATACCTGCGCGACGCGATCGATTCCGCGCTCGCGCAAACCGCGCAACGCGTCCGCGTCCTCGTGGTCGACGACGGTTCCACCGACGATTCGCGCGACATCATCCGGTCTTACGGCGAGCATATCTCGGCAGTCTTCCAGGAGAATCGCGGCCAGGTCGCCGCGTATAACCGCGCGCTCGAACAGGTCGCCACGCCGTACGTGATCCTGCTCGACGCGGACGACGTGCTCTATGCCGATGCCGCCGCCCGCGTGTTGGCCGAGTTCGCATCCGGCGATTTCGTGAAAGTGCATTTCCGGCTCGACGTGATTACGCAGGACGGCGCACCGACGGGCGTCACCATTCCGCAATCGGCCCTCGACACCGATTGCGGCCGCTTGCTGCGCGCGGGCTGGTTGTATCCGTCGCCACCCGCATCGGGTAACGCATATCGCACCGACGCGCTCAAGCGCATCTTTCCGGTGCCGGTCACGCCCGACAATCTGCATGGCGCCGATTTCTACGCGATCTACGGAATCGCGTTGCTCGGTGCCGTGCACATGATCGATGCGACGCTCGGCGGCTATCGCGTACATCACCGGCTCGACACGCGTACCGACGATGACGCGGACCGCGGCACAGCCGATCTGGCATTCGGAAATGCGGAAGACGCGGCCACCGGCGCACTGAAGGCCGGACGACGCTGGTCGACACTGCGCACGCTCGCCGACACGCGGCTGTATGAATCGCTCCCTGACGCCCCGTTCGATTTTGCGATCGAAAAGGCCATCTTTGCGAGCACGCTGTATCGCGCGCCGTTCCCGCGCCGCTGGCGCTGGTTCCGTTCCGAATCGGGACGCTACTGGCATACCGTGCTGCGCAACCCGTTCTGGCGCCCGCTCAAGAAACTCGTCGTCGCAACGCTGTCGCTCGCATGCCTGCTGCCGTCGTCGGCGCTCAGCGACCGTGCGATTCGCTTTATCGCCAACCCGCTTGCTCGCGCCCGCATTCAGAACGGCACGTCGCGCCCGGGCAGGCCGGACCGGCAAGCGTCGGCCTGA